AGTCTGGTGATAGTGATTATCGTGAACAAATAAGAAAGCATTTTGGTGTGAACTTGCCTCAGGCTCTTTCCAATATGTGTACCTATATCGGTGGTATTTCTCGTAACCTTGATATCAGTGAGGTTGTGAATAATAACCTTGCTGCTGAAGGTGATACTGCTGTTATTGCTGGTAAAGGTGTCGGCGCTGGAAATGGTTCATTTACTTATACAACCAACGAACATTGTGTCGTTATGTGTATTTATCATGCCGTTCCTTTGCTTGATTATATAATTACTGGTCAAGACGGTC
This genomic stretch from Corallococcus caeni harbors:
- a CDS encoding major capsid protein, whose protein sequence is FVSLRPLAPRLRVDLSTLQSQLPVLALRQAEALQRWKEISQSGDSDYREQIRKHFGVNLPQALSNMCTYIGGISRNLDISEVVNNNLAAEGDTAVIAGKGVGAGNGSFTYTTNEHCVVMCIYHAVPLLDYIITGQDG